A region of the Brachyhypopomus gauderio isolate BG-103 chromosome 11, BGAUD_0.2, whole genome shotgun sequence genome:
CAGTCAAACTTTCATTACATGAGAGCAAGACAAATTCATAACCGCGTGACCTCCTGGGAAATATACAATTGGTCTGGGATGGGGAAGCATGTGCTCATGTAAACCGAATGGTTTAAGCATTTGCACACCAAGCAGATTCTTTCAGAGGATCTAACCCAATTGGAAAGaagagtttgtttgttttcttaaaacaaacaaacagcacaATCGACCAACCCACCGCCACTAATAGTTTAGCCAGCACACACATTTGATCTCCTTTGGCGATTCAGACGAGGACATAAATTATATAATACATGGGAAATGGCACACGCACGACAGTTTGAAGGCTACAATTTACAGTGTCGTAAACTGTCAGGTACCCATTAAAATATTAAACTTGCCCTGAATTGCCAGCTTTTCTCATCAGAGATTACATACATGACCGGTTTGCCAAGTGCACTTTGCAGGTAAGCACACTGAAAGCTTACGCGTTGCTGTCCAAACATCACCGTATGGAAAAACATGGAACATAAATACGTCATTACTAAATTAACCATGATGTAATTACTACCCGTGTTACCCACAATGAATATATTTAACTGAAAAGGTGCAGTAAATCTCACCAAAGGATTAAGCTGGAAAGATTAAGCCCCCTCTTGTAGCTGCGTATTGTCACTTCATGCtagaagttgtgtgtgtggagccaTGAACTGCGTAACCTTCAGGTGTCCCACGATGCGTTTCTGAACACGCAAGCACATTCTAACAGCGTCTTCCCTCTCCGCCAGGCATGTTGCCCTCGCCTCAGGTGTGCGTGTCCACCCTGGTGACCGTGAGCACGATGGCAGTGGTTGACCTCTACCTGCTGGAGCAGAGCATGCTGGGAGCGCGGGGAGGCGTGCGGCTGGCCGTGTGGCCGTGCGTGGCCGTGGCCCTGGGCGACCTATGCTTCCTGCTGGCGCTGCGTTTCGTCTCGGCCGGCGTGGTCTCGGAGGCCCGCTCCCCGCGCCGGGGCTTCGCCAGCGCCCTCTGGTTCCTCTTCCTGTCGCTGCTGCAGCTCAAGCTCTTCTTCGTGTGCCAGAACTACAGGCAGGAGCGGCGGCCGCCCGACCCGCTGGCCCGCAAGACCCTCACGCTGCTGCTGTCCGTCTGCCTGCCCTCGCTCTTCCTCATCCTGACCGGCGCCGACCACGTGACTCCTCTGCGCAGGAAGCAGGAGGTGCGGGGCCGGCtgctgtgggtggtggtggaccTTCTGGACGTGCTGGACCTGCAGGCCGGACTGTGGGAGGCGCAAGGGGGCGCCGGCGTGCCGCTctgggtggacggcatcgtctTCTTCTACTGCTACGTCTTGCTGCTGCTGTTGCCCTGCGTGTCGCTGGCCGAGCTGGGCGTGACGGCGCCTCCGGGCCAGAGGGGCCCCCGCAGGGAGGCCGTCTACCCCTGGCTCAGCCTGGTCACCATCAACGTGCTCACGCTGGTGCTCAGGGGCACGGGCATGTTGTGGTTCAGGGACCCGCGCGTGTCCACCGTGTTCCTGGGGAAGAACCTGCTGGCCCTGGCCGTGAAGCTGAGCTCGGCGTGGGACAAACGCAcgcaggggggcggggctgctCAAGGGGCGGggtcggggggcggagccggaaGCCAGAGCCCCGGCGCGGCTGTGGAGCAAGCGGAGGAGTGCGGAGAGGCGTGCACGTCGCCGCCCCCTCAGCCTGCCCGGTACCACACGCTGTCTCGCACTCACGGCCACAGCCATTCGCTCTCCCATGTGAGCCTCAACCCTGCTGACACTTCCCTGGCACCTGCCTACATTTCCCATGAGCTCTAGACAGACAAAGGGATGGGTGTCCAGCCATCCGCTACTGGAGATgaatgacaacagcaacaacaacgacaacaacCACAGACTGCCAAGAGTCATTTCTGCAGTCTGTGTTCTTGCCAAAActagggtctctctctctctcttcctgttagCACACTTTGTTGAAAACGAGGGTTGATGCACCCTGGACCTATATGATCCATTTCTATGAATAGGGTACACCCGACAGTGTATTAACCAAGTGCCTTCTTTTAAGAGCAACAATTAAAACTCAAGATGTTTTTCCCCCCCTATTGATTCTTTTCATTGTGAATTTTAACCTTTGCTGTGTACCGCCATGCATGACTGCCATTAGCATCGACGTCAATAAAATGTTTGACAGACACCTTTTCTTTCAACACTGCTTGCTCACTGTTGGATGCCGTTGTAGTCTTGACAGACGAGACAACACTCAGATTTGTTTTACGCGTTCCGCATTATGTAAACACCATACGTAAAGAAcacagagcctgtcaacatgtcatCTACATTCGGCTTACGAATTTCCTtcaaaatgacatttaaaaaatgtaaaaacagaTTCACCTGTTGGCTTTAAGGGGACTTGTGACTTCCCAAGCACACACCCTTCACCAACAGCACCCGTAGTCGACCGTATTACTAAAAAGAGTACAAGACGGATCTCTggggtggagaaaataaaatgaTGGCCAATTCACGTTAAATCTCCCCCATAGCTCATAATTATGCAGCGCATGCAGAGCAGTTCAAGTTCAAGTGCAATTATCATCCAAGCCTCGTGCCCGTCGGTCCACCGGGCCGGGGATGGCGAACCCTCGGAGGAGGTGATGGAGCACGGCCTTGGTCTGGAGAATTTGATTCAGTCTCCATCAGCAGACGCTGACGCTCTCAGcactacaccacccccccctcccaaccACCATTATTACGCGTATTAATTGAAATGGGCCTCATTCGTCAGAAGGCTGAGTGCTCGTGTGCGACTTCAGTCATGATTTCATGTGTGATTTAAGAGGGAGTATTTACAGGGGGGATTTAAAGGCTGCAGGCCGACCCCGATGGCTTGCCAGAGAGGGGGGCTATTCATTACGCCATTATGGCGAGCGCCAACCCCCTCTGCGTGCAGCTGCTCACTTCAGAGAGATCTCAGAGAAATGAGATGTATAAATTGGTCAGGGAGTCCATCTTTCAGCTTTCATCTTTGCCCTTTTCTCCATTTCAAATAGTCACATGGCTGCACCACCCTGGGCAGTGCAAGAGGAAGACGATGAAGAAAGGTGGTAGTGGCACCTCACTTCACCCAGAGCACAGAGTGTTCTTGCTCACCTCAGATAACCCAGCTGCAGGCCAGGTCACGGTGCGCCAGACACCTGGACCAAACCATCCCTCATCCCCCTGGCTGCTtctgtcctctcctctccacccacccatGCCAATTTCTGGTCCGGAGAGTAATAATTCCCCTCAGCCGAAACTGTCAGTTCCTACTTGTTTTCTTGTGCGCTTTCTTTTATTTCCCTCGTTTGTTTAAATTTGCCCCCTGGTCGACAGGCAGCCCACCTCCTCATGCTTACACTGTCAGGGCTGGTTAGGCAGAGGAGAAGAAAAACGAGGAGtgggggggtatgtgtgtgggggggggggtgtgttgggtTGAGATGATTAAAGGGGCCagtgcctaaagccaaaggctGCTGAGTGCAATTTATTTACAGTTTACTACACACACGCTCGCATACATGGTGTCGTGGTGGAAGAGACCAAGGACAGGCTTAAAGGGCATTCAAACAGATCCAATGACCATTCTCAGatactggcacacacacacacacacacacacacacacacacacacagcacatatgGCACTGCTATGCTTGACTGCTGTGCATTCCGTCGCATTTCCAAGCCTTAATAGCCTCCTTaagctggaaaaaaaaataccCAGGAGCCCTGGCAGATGTGTCTTTACAGAGGAACATTGACATGGTTCATTATCATTAGGACAGACAGGGGACTAACAGCATCATTATGGTATCAATTACACTCTTCATTATAAAGGTGTTCCACAGGTAAACAGAGGTAAGCCTGTGTCAATGTCCTGTCTGGTGAAACACCAATTGCTCTGATGAGCAGAAAAAAGAAAACGACAGAGTcttttaaaacacaaacactcacactgacagAGACAAACACCCACCTGTCCCAAGACGGGTCCCAGCGGAGGCCCAGGGGCTGCCTGGCCCGATCGCACGATTGCTCTGATCACACCGCCCACGTCCACCTTCTTCACCGTCTTGGCTGCTCTGGAGATCTTCGACATCCTCGGCGAGTGACTACAGCACTGCACACCTGTCTGTGGGCCGCCCTGTTGGGGAAGAGGAATTATGGTCTTCCTTTAAGGCATTAAAAATTCACAGCTGCACAATCAATACGCGGCTGGAGGCACAGGAGAATGGCTCGCGCATTGTCTCAGCTGAACACAGGTGAGCGTTTTCATGCCATCTGAAGCCACTCGGAGTGTATATCATTCTGAAGTAAATAGCAGTCGAACCTTTGGGCCCCGAGAGGCAACTGATAGAAAagcgcagtgtgtgtgtgtgtgtgtgcgtgtgtgtgtgttttcgttCTCGACGGGCTCCTCGATGCTGCTCCGGTGAACGCTCATCTCTCGTGCTTGGCTGGACAACTGAGAGTTTGTATGCACAGTCCAGCCCGATCCGCTCAGTGAGGGTCAAACGATGGCGCCGTTATGTTGCTGTGGCCCGGTTCTAGTGTCGTATTTGGGGGGCGATGAGGCGGCGTGGCGGAACGACGCCCGGGGGTTCAATCAAGACTGAATTTTATCGTCTGATTCGATTAATTGAGCGATGCGACGGCAAAACTTTGATCCTGCATAGTCATAAAAAGGCTTTACTCCCACAGATGGATTAACCCAATCAAAACAGCACAGGGACTTCAGAATTACACCACTTGCCTAATTATACTTAATACATGAAATGGTCACATTAAAGCAATACAAAGTGGGTGTTGGCCCAATGAGAGACCGCCCTCCCCTCTAATATGTTAAAAAGGGCGCACTTCAAAGTAAAACTTCTTTAAAAGGGCTTTACGGATTTCACCACAGTTTTTATATCACAGTCCACTTATTGGTCTGAACGTGGTTCAGAGAAGCAGTCCGAGGGGCAGGTCGAAGGTCGATTGGTGCACGTTTCGAAGCTTCAAGCTTGTCCGCACAGCCCCACACAAGCGGAAAGGAGGAGATGTGAGCAAGCAAAACCTCCCAAGAGCACGGGCTCCTTGCGACACGGTGCACGGGCGAGCCCTGAAGCACCGCAGTGTGTGTACCGCATACCGCAGAGACACGGTCGGTAAAAAACCCCCATGCTGGCCTGCGTTTGAAATGGCAGACACGTCGGGGAGTTTACTTTCATTTGTGTTTCACGCCACTCTCCTAACGCATTTACGCTCTTTAAGAGGTACATTGCAGTTTGAATCAATTTAAATAGTCAGCCAGCCAGCAGGGCTTTCTCAGCCCTCACATATATGCAGTTTCCAGTTAGCAGTGTCACATCTTGAGAAGCACatttcgtgttttttttttgcctttatgATCAAAGACAGCCCATGACAAAGTCCTGACAGGAATTTCAGAATGGGACCGCTGCTGCAAAAACTCTCTCAAGGACAGCCCAAGTAGAATGTCAGCTTTCTGGTGTCGTAGACCTATTGTTAAGGGATTATATCTTATAACCCTACAGGGACATCAATGATGTTACAGAACGATATACATCGTTCAAGATTATATTAGAATAATCTCTTAAAGCATGACATGCCATAAAGACACAAAGCCTCTATTAATCACATTTGGCCTGACTGACTGAATTCGTACTCTGTCTTAAACCTGCACAAAGAACTGTGGGAATTATACAACGATTGTTGGGACGTTCTTATTCCCAACTTGGAAAGACAACTTTTAGGAAATGCTGCCAAAGTTGCAGCCAAAGTTGTTTCTAATGTTACCTCTGTGTTTTGACTGCAGCTTAGTATAATCTCTTTCATTTATAGTTGGAATTTTGTGGTCTTGAATCATACTAATTTTTCTGTTGTTGGCTCGGAGTCAGCTAATTAACCCTGGGCCTCTTCACAGTTCAAGTTAATCAAAGTTTTTAAATAGAGGGGGGAGGTGGAAATATTAATGTTTGAATTAATCATGGCACTAAGTGCAGTCCTTGATATTTGATTGATAACCTTGTAGACCAAGAATGACAAAGAGAGGAAGGACTCTCCCTACGAAGAGATTTAAGAGGTTCAAAACCCGTCCCAGTACACTTCCACATTTGCATATATAGATTTACAACGTGGCATTTTGAAAGCTAGCCAGTTCATCTGGTTTCCCCTTCTACTGATATATTTATTTTTGGTTTGAGACAAATTGAAGTTGCACTCATGGGAAAACAGCTTTGTTCAGACACAAGAATAACCAGGTCTGCAAGAGCTGCAGAGTAAGTGATTCCTTCTTATTGCAAAATGGGCTGAAAATAAAACGGTAAAGGAAAAGATTAAGAAAGCAAGCTATATCTGcataacaaagaaaaaaaaaagtgtgcggTGATAAATTCACCATTATATCAACGCGTAGGATGCAGAGCGTAAACCAATAGGTCATGTAAAATTCAAGAAACAGTCCCGATGAAGCACAGCACTCCTAGTTTATGAATAATAGCGACGGTGATGGTAGTTAATAGGGGAGTTCTCATCTCTTACTACATTCTCCTACACAGTAGAAATGTGATGAACGTTTCCTTTCTCCCAGAGCCCAATACACATGGTGCAGTGAAGTCTCCATGTAGATGGTTCACATCTCCTTGCATCTGAATTGGAGTGACTATAATGAGTGGGAGGTTACAGTGCAGTACAAAAGTTTTAATCCGTGGGTATCTATTAACGGGTCACGGGATCACAATCTTTCCATTTTATGAGGCTTTAAAGACTTCCATTATGTGCTAGATTGATTTCATTGCTAAACTCAACAGTGTGTTCTTGCTTCTTAATGTACCAAagaagtatttttaaaacaacCTAAATCGCGCACATCTTATTTTTACTCTTGACTTTTTGTCGTTGCTAATTTATTAGCCCCAACATTTCTTCAGCCATTTCAATGATATGTATCCTGCACTTGCATGTACTGAAAACATTGTCAGTAACCTAAATAAACTGCCATTTCCCAACTGTAATCATTAGGAAAGTGCCACACATGCCCCTGATATGTGACTATTCCAGTTTTATTCTAGTGTTTCCTGTAAAGAAGCCAGCGACACCAAAGTGTTCTGTTTGACTCCCATGGAGCACATATGCTGTCATAATAATACGTGTACGTGACCCACTGTGGATAAGTGTTTACCAAATgatgaaaacatttaaatataaaatatccaCATCATTATAATATACCGAATATGTTTAAAAAGGCAACAATatacaaattatttttaaattactTTGTTAAAACATGTAATGCCTTTTATTTTACCTCATATTtcataaaacaaaaacagctaATGCTCTTATTGTATAGCTACACATTTGTTAACATTACAGTTAGAATCTGAACCTTAAATCATTTCATATTTATTAAAACTACACTTccgcaatgacattttatatggCAAGATGGCAGACGTAAAAAAAAATTCGTAAAAATTTtaaatatgtatttatcaaGGGACTTCTTGCTGTGATATGTAATTAAACCATAAACTGTCTCATTTTTTAATCTcaacatacagtggggaaaataagtatttagtcagtcaccaattgtgcaagttctcccacttaaaaagatgagagaggcctgtaattgacatcataggtagacctcaactatgagagacaaaatgtgaaaaaaaattgagaaaataattttgtctgacttttaaagaatttatttgcaaataatggtggaaaataagtatttggtcaataacaaaagttcatctccatactttgttgtatatcctctgttggcaatgacagaggtcaaacgttttctgcaagtcttcacaaggttggcacacactgttgctggtatgttggcccattcctccatgcagatctcctcacgtttcatcttcattgcccttgctgatggaaggaggtttgcacccaaaatctcacaatacatggccccattcattctttcatgtacacggaccagtcgtcctggtccctttgcagagaaacagccccaaagcatgatgttgccacccccattcttgacagttggtatggtgttctttggatgcaactcagcattcactgtcctccaatcacgacgagttgtgtttttaccaaatagttctactttggtttcatctgaccatatgacattctcccaatactcttctggaacatccaaatgctctctagcaaacttcagacgtgcctggcttaagcagggggacacgtctggcactgcaagatccgagtccctggcgtcataatgtgttgctgatggtagcctttgtaacgttggtcccagctttctgcgggtcattcactagatccccccttgtggttctcggatttttcctcaccattcttgtgatcattttgaccccacgggctgagatctccagatcgagggagattagtagtggtcttgtaggtcttccattttctgattattgctcccacagtagatttcttcacaccaagctgcttgcctattgcagattcagtcttcccagcctacaattcggtttctggtgtcctccgacagctctttcgtcttcaccatagtggagtttggagtgtgactgtttgaggttgtgggcaggtgtcttttatactgttaacgacttcaaataggtgccattaatacaggtaatgagtgggggaaagaggagctttttaaaaaagaagttacaggtctgtgacagccagaaatcttgcttgtttgtaggtgaccaaatacttattttccaccattatttgcaaataaattctttaaaagtcagacaaaatgattttctcaattttttttcacattttgtctctcatagttgaggtctacctatgatgtcaattacaggcctctctcatctttttaagtgggagaacttgcacaattggtgactgactaaatacttattttccccactgtatggcAACTTGTCTCAATACTTGTCTCTGGGTGAAACTTCTCACAAAATATCAGCTTACATTTTGCACACTATACTCCCTAGTAGCTGCTAGATTAGTTATTTTTTCAAGATTTAAAACATTAATAAGAACAAATAACCATGCATATTTCAGTCAAGAAGACATAATACAGAAACTATGTCCCTGAAGAAATTAAATGTTGAAATGCAAGTCCGGAGGCTTCACAGTAAAATATAGCCTAGCATTGCTCTAGCCAGCTACTCAATGGATGGGGATAAAAGAGACAGAATCTGAGTGATCAGTATGAAACTACTGCAAGCTAAGGAAACGTCCATTAACGCTCTTGAATACaaatgttttagtttttttttttcttctctcagtTGCATGGCCATTCATGGCTTCAGTGTTTATATGGCATCATCCAATCTTTAACACTACAGTGTTTCCCTATCTGGAGTGCCAGTAATCGCCGTTCTATCACATCACCCTTTAAAGACCTACCACAGGATAGACTGACCACAGGATAAGACCTACCACAGGATAGACTGACCACAGGATAAGACCTACCACAGGATAGACTGACCACAGGATAAGACCTACCACAGGATAGACTGCACTACACTTTATGTCCATCTGCCCTCTAATGGCAGGAGAAGGCAGCCACTAAAATGACAACATGTCTGTGAGAATATgatcaggcccgtagccaggggggatcggagggttcgttcgatccccccccgccccctccccccgtacacacatgcccctcaagataggtaggctattcaacgaatgaattgttaatctccggtggatatacagacaaacaaataaggacagcaacaacagactcacaaaaacttataacagtgttgccaactctcatgcaatgagcgtgagacactcgcatttgactgtcttcacacgccatacatccgatttctcacgctgaaaaaatctagtttatttatctccgatctacatctatgattcaatgagttactagttcgctctggcgccaaccactggtgatcgatcgctttaggcgcaacatagaggaaacatataagacataacacccccccccccccccccccccccgcatcaaatctcactcctagtgattttgaaaagttggcaaccatgcttataatgaataaaatatgtgtaaattaaaaggtttgaagtgcgCTCGCgtatttagggggcattggagtagagagccaaatgaagtccacttttgggggaaaaagatcccccccatcacaatgctggctacgggcctgatgATTCGTATTTTTTCCACCATACTTGAACAAAAGAAGAACCCCCCCCAAGAAGAACCTTTTCTCTTGCTCTGTTCTCACTCCCTACCGTGACATCCAATCTCTGGCATTCTACAGCTGCAAATACCTTGAAGGCAGATATTGATGGTGATGGGTCTGGGGAAGAGACAGTCTGGAAGCCAATAAAGAGAGAAAACCATTTCAATAAGGTGAAGTTTATGGAAACATTTTAAAGAGCTAAATCAGCACCACAATCAATTTTATGGTGTCAATCAACCCTGTGCAGAACCAATAGAATCAACACCGCAGCATCAAGGCTGGTTTATTTGAAGTAAAACCTGGAATGAGTAGTGCAGtcattcatttaaaataaacCGAGACACTCCAACATAAGGACTACAGGCATCTAAACAAAAGGTTTCAATTAACTAAAGAGAGCAAATTGTTCATCCGGATGGCTGGAGTCAGTGAAAATGAATTTTGTAACAGCATATGAAATGCACTCATGACTtcccgtgtgtgtatgtgcactgtTACTACAAAGAATAGCAACTTGCTACATACTCAATTAAAAGTAGGACATAGTAGCAAAAGTCTAAAAATctaaatcaaataaatatatatatatatatatatatatatatatatatatatatatatatatatatatatatatatatatatatatatatatatatacgtaacACATTCGATTATGAGGCCAGATCTTGTGGGCCACTTTAGACTGGACTGAGTCAAAACCAGGACCTTAACTAATCAAATCAGAGTCAACATCCCAGACCAACAGAGGCAACGTTGAGGAGATCAGAACAGGACCTGGGTGCAGAGGCTGAGTCTAAGACCAAGAGAGAATCCAGATTGTAAGTAAAACACTGAAAAGGCTGAGTGACAGGATGTCAGTCATTTGATGCCAATATTTATCTAGGTGAAGACTGTGCATTCAAATGATTTCACAGATATTTTATGACAGGTAAACAAACACTGACTTCAGCCATCACAGCGTGATCAAAGTTCCTGTGGGTCTTGACTTCACCTGAAGCAACCACGGTGTAACAGGGATGTGGGATAACAGTTTCTGCAGTATATCTAGATGAGAAGATTTAGTTTCACTAATCTTCTGAATGCGATGGTAGAAAAGCTTAAATAAATTTCACACTCTGACTACAGAACAGCAGACACAGCTGCTGGGATACGTTTGAAGGACAGAATCAGAGGACATCAGTATCTCTACCCAGAAGCACCGTGAAGCCTGACTCAAACTGGTAGGCCTATACTAAATattttacacaaaaacaaagcaacatcaagGGTGTGGGGAAAAGCGTAAGCCAACACTACAGCGTTATTCTCAGAAATAACCACCACACAGATCAAGCTAAGATCTGGTAGTGTcatggaactggtcttgtgactggagggtcatgggttctcAGGCCCGAGGTCATGAATAAGGTACCCtcgagcaaggcacctaaccttAACTTCTCCCCGGGTGCCGGCTTAGGGttcccactgctctgggcacatgtgcaccacagccccctagtgatcactagagtgtgtgtgtgtgtgtgtgtgtgtgtgtgtgtgtgtgtgtgtgtgtgtgtgtgtgtgtgtgtgtgtgtgtgtgtgtgtgtgtgtgtgtgtgttatcactgcacagaagggtaaatgcagaggacacattttgattggggtgaaaatcacaattgacaaatatggcaactTACTCTTATTATAACTTGGAGAGAAGAGATAAGAACATTGATAAGAAGGCTGTAGATCTGTTATATCTGTTTGTTTGAAGCGTATGTCCAGGCTCCCTggacctcctctccctctcatagaatctgtgtgtatacatgtttcACCTTGTGCAACCTATCCTGtcttatgaatatatatatatatatatatatatatatatatatatatatatatatatatatatatatatatatatatatatatatatcctgtgCATTAACCTATATGGTTGGGTGATGTCTACCTAACTGGCATATGATGATGTCTACACTGCGATGGATGATGACATCGTGGGCTGCTTAcaggatgggggtggggggggggggggtgttagagGTAGTCTTACAAAAGCaagactttctttttcttttaaacTTGTATGATACATTATTTACTGTAGTCATTAGTATGAGCCCCTGCAATGCCAAATGTGATTTTCTGTAAAAATCTGGATGTGACATTGATTGATGTCCTCCATTTAAACTATAGCTGCTGCAAAAATGAGGTTTCTTCCATTTATAAGGCTTTACAAAATTAAATTTGGTATTATACAATTTATTTCTTATTCAAATATTGatgtatgtattatgtatttattatgtAATATCACATGGATAACTGTATATTTTGGTACCGTATACCAGTACTGAGAAAATACATCatggaaaataaaaaaagaatacTATAAAGCCTAACTGAATTTGTTTTAAATACCTATATTGAAGTAAGGCAAGTGAGAAATTTTAATTTGGTTGTACACAATCAAAGAGACTGAATTAAATTATTACACACAATATTACGCTTTTATGTTGGACGGACAGCTAAGGTTTTAGGATAAATAACGAGTAATACAGTTTGGCATTACTatggcacacactcacacacacacacacacacatgcactctctctcacacacacacacacactgtacccacac
Encoded here:
- the tmem265 gene encoding transmembrane protein 121 codes for the protein MLPSPQVCVSTLVTVSTMAVVDLYLLEQSMLGARGGVRLAVWPCVAVALGDLCFLLALRFVSAGVVSEARSPRRGFASALWFLFLSLLQLKLFFVCQNYRQERRPPDPLARKTLTLLLSVCLPSLFLILTGADHVTPLRRKQEVRGRLLWVVVDLLDVLDLQAGLWEAQGGAGVPLWVDGIVFFYCYVLLLLLPCVSLAELGVTAPPGQRGPRREAVYPWLSLVTINVLTLVLRGTGMLWFRDPRVSTVFLGKNLLALAVKLSSAWDKRTQGGGAAQGAGSGGGAGSQSPGAAVEQAEECGEACTSPPPQPARYHTLSRTHGHSHSLSHVSLNPADTSLAPAYISHEL